Genomic segment of Mercurialis annua linkage group LG6, ddMerAnnu1.2, whole genome shotgun sequence:
TCAatataatttcaaaatcaacGAATAACTTTCAAAAATTTACCTCAGAGTTGCGAGGAGAAAACACCATCAAAGCACAACACCTCCTCATCACTCTCACACCGTAATAAAACTCACACTCTTTAGATCTTCACTCCGCCATAGCATCGGATTTGACGAGCAtcattaattttgatataatgaAGATACCATCCTCGATGGCGCAAGGAGCAGAGATAGCTCCAGATGCTTTCCGGATACATCGGAGGaaagaagaaacaaaaacatGGTGAATCGAAAAGCTGAGATGGGATTTCAGATTTCTTTTTTATTGAAAGTCAAAGTcgtaaaaaaagaaagaaaaaaggtgaaatctgaAAATGGTTAATTTtgtattgtaatttttaaaggATAAGTAGCGCGTGGTATATGTGAGAATATTTAGGTGTTTGGAGGTGGTGGGTCTAATTTCCTCATTTTTAAACTGTTTCTAATTGGATTTAGGCCCATCCAtgaaattctaatttttatttaaaaaaataaaattaattttattaaaatcctCATTTGAGTTAGAATAGTCCCCATAACAACAATCAAATCATATGCTACACGAGAAACTATTATAGAAAAAGCCATATTGGaaatgttaaatttatttaatttcaaataaaaaatatagtgtGACAATAACTATATAAATAGTTTTAGATTCAGGACTCAATTGAAAAGATTAAAACATACGAGTTTACAAGTAGTAATCTAAAACAAATAAGGTATATATATTAGAAACTATCCGAGGTGGCAACGGCACAATTCTCAAACTGATGACATGGCATCATCAACAACCACTAATAACAACCCAATCCAAAACCAgaaaaatccttctatcttcATCCTCCTTCTTCCCCAGCTCTGTTTCACtaacacaaaattaaaaaaaaatgccaATTTTCACAGCCTCTGTTTCACCTCATCCCCAGCTTTTCTTCACCTTCAATAATGAACCTTTTTCCCCTCACTCCTCACTATCTATAGCTTCCTGTAGCAGCATTAGCCATTTCAATGGCTGTAAACTGCTCCACAACAGGTCAAGAAACTCGAGTTTTACTTCCGCTAGGGTTTCCGTCTCCGACAATTCTAACGAATCAGCCACCGCTACTTCCACTGATGATCTCGAGGAAGAGTCGTCTGATGATATTCGTCAGACACGGGTGGGTTAATTTCTTGTTAATTGAAAGCTATTAACTGCTATAATTACGAATTAATgaattctttttgtttttcatgCGAAGAAGTAGAGGTCTGCTGATTGGAAAGCGGCACGGGCTTATAAAGACAGTGGATCAATTTTTGAGGGTAGGATTGAAGGGTGCAATGGCGGAGGATTTCTTGTTCGATTTTATTCGCTTCTAGGGTTTCTTCCTTTTCCCCAGTTGAGTCCATCACATACTTGTAaaggtacttaggagcattgaTCTTGTCATTTCTAACCTTTTCTTAAATATTGTTTTTGAGACAAATTCTCCGAGTCTACCACGCCATCTGTAAACTAGGCCAATCATATTATAATTGTAATAAATGTGTTCAGATTGTAATGATGATATTAcaattgccatcattttagtTATAATGTGATTGACGTAGTTGACGTTGTGGACTAAGTCTAACTTAGAATTTCTCTGTTTTTGCTTACTAATTTTATGCTTTCATTTTATGTAGAACCACACAAATCAATCCATGATATTGCAGAAGATTTGATTGGTTTGAATATTTCTGTGAAGGTGCTAAACTTTTCTTCTCTATTATGTTATGCTATTAGTGTTATTTCCTCATGTATTAGACAGGGTACATGGATTCAtataatttgtttcatattgtcaAACAACCACTCGGTTCATGCTACCTAAACTGTGTATGTAACATGAGACATTTAGAATATATCATTGTTAACAAATGATATACTCCAACATTGCAATATACTTGTGAAAATAGTTTTATTATTATCTCGAATATACTCCAACATTGCAATATTTGACATGTAATTTCAGAGTTGTTAAGAATCGAACATTAGACCTTTTAATTATAGAGACTCTGATATTATGTCAAATACCGTGCATCTCTACTTGGTTTAACGTTCAACACTAAAGTTTAAGCCATTAGTTCTTGCCCAATTGATAATTTTGTTAGTGTCTTTTCCTGATATTTTTACCTTGCCATTAGAAAATGTTCAGATACTAGAGAAGTCTCATACAACTGTATAACCTTTTTTAGTTTATTCTTAAATATGCAAGACACCTCAAGATTGATTAATTTGTATATACATTTGTTACTAAATCATATATTGGTGATTGGACGGACTCTATTTGATGATTGAAGCAAGGCAGCTAGCTAAGTTCAAGACTTCAAGTGCATTTTTTTTGGCAAGTAATTGCTTCTGTTCTATAACCATTAGATCATTCTCTCAAGATTCTTTGATATGAGCTCAAAATTCATAGTTCAGACCTCCTTGTTCTAGTGTAAGGATTGGTGTATGCCACTGTATGCAGTTTGCTGGTTTTTCTAGTTTAGCATTTAGAATGCGAGGTTTTGAATAGCGAGTGTTGAGGTTTCAGTTAAGACATAGGATAAGGCTTCGTGTCTTGGGAAGAGTATGAACTTGGAATTAATTTACAATTTGATAGTTTAAGGTCGTCGAACACATAAATGCTCATTGCTCCATATGCGCAATCGACGATTTATATCAGTTAGTTTGATTGTAAGAGCATTGTCAACATTAGCCCTTACTAATGGTTAAGTAGCAAGAGTGCAGTTGTAAAGCTAtgcaaatttattttcatttcctTTTGCTTGTAGTACATTAGGTGTTTGATGTTGTTTACTTGTCTACATTAATACATCAAATCTAAGTGTAACAATACACTTTTGCgacttttaacgatttaaccaattttttatttatcaattttgataatttgagtttttttttttggttttaatcatagtctaattataaaatttgagtgAGAAACATGTAACTTTGCTATATGGTTGCTGTAAATCCATTTTGTGCAAATATGAcatatttgaacttttgtcaTAATACGTGTAAAGACTGTTTAAAggtaaaaaagtttaaaaaatcattcttttgtttaatatatatattcgCCTTTTGGGGCTTCGACTTTCTCATAAAGTTCTTGATTAGGTATGATATATTATGATATGACAACTATATAAGCAAATATCACATGACATGATGGACATGTAAGCAAAAGATATATATGTCTCATCTCAATTTCTGCAATTGCACTACAATTGAACCGAGTATTTCAAATTAGGCTAAACTTGATGATTCGGTAGCTACTCTTTATTAGTTTTACTTCATAATAGCTGTGGAAGTACCTACAGTCATTATACTTCAATGAAATGAATCTACTTCCTTATTATTTTAGATAATGCAAGCAGATGAGGAGAACAGAACTCTGATATTCTCTGAAAAGGAAGCTAACTGGTCCAAGTTTTCTAAAAGAATTAAAGTAGGCGATATTTTTAAAGGACGGGTAGGTTCTGTTCAGGATTTTGGTGCCTTTGTTCACTTGCTCTTCCCTGATGGTATCTATTCTCTTCTCAGTTTATATGTGTTAATAGCCTTCTGGttttatactttttaagtaTCATCACtgacatttaaaattattattccagGTTTGTATCATCTCACTGGACTAGTTCATGTCTCTGAGGTTTCTTGGGATTTAGTTCATGATGTAAGAGATGTTCTTACAGCGGGCCAAAATGTGAAggtcaaaattataaacattgATCGGTGAGTTTCTTCTGTTTCTGTCCTTATTTACTGAGGTTTGAACTAGATCTACAATGAGCCGTACCATATCTTTAAATTACAAAGGACtgaaactaaaccaaaagcATAGAAATGGCATAACCAAGGCTCTGTGGGGGTCATATTGTTTAGATATTAAACTCGAAATGAATTAAActaacataattaattaaacttagtTAAGTTAGTATGAGTTAATTGTGACGTATATTACGTGAAGTTAGGGGTGTGCATCGATTGGTTCGGTCGCCGAATCGAACTGAATTGAATTAACCATAACcgaatttctcaattttttttataaccgTAACCGAATTATCTTTAACTAAATTGTAACTGAACCGAAATTCATATTTGGTTTGATCAGTTATTTAGGTtaaccaaataatcaaatttcattataaattaattataaaaaactaGTCATTTgagtgttaatttttaattaaatacgaATTTAAAGGGTACACAGATATTTAAGTcctataaaaattacaaaaataacatcagttatttataattttgttaattaggtcggttcggttaattcgtAAATTTTATACCGAAAACTAATTCAAACttaattaaccaaatttttCAACTTGTTAACCGTAAACGAAGCAATTAACCGAAATTCGAACtgaattaaaattttggtttgtttcggtTGGTTAATTCAGTTATACCCGAATATTGCACATCCCTATGCGAAGTTGCATTCattaaattcttatatttaTGTTAGAGTTATTGAGTGTTAATTTGCATTAGTAAAAACGAGGGTCAAATACGTTGAGGTTaccgaactttcaatttttttctaaaaggATATTGAATTCTAATTTATTTCTCTAAGGTCATCAAacttctattttcttttttcagaaAGGTATTTCTGATCTAATTTTGCGATGTGGCCGTCCGAATTAGActatttaaagaatatttttCTCGTTACGCCACGAAAGCTAGTATCTTTTtttaaaggcctaatgtcttaaaaaaccccgaccttttagcccctttccaatcataccctgacgttgtaaatttgtcaattttaccctattttgcatttttgtgtttcaattgtaccctgaaaaattaaattaacgtcttttgcgtttggaaatttgtttaaaacattctccatgtctcgcatatattgattgtatatttttaaaatttatttaaatttagttaaattaattaagaatttaaattagtgttaatttgattatggtttttagttagtttttaaaaataaaggacttatttgtacttttttgaataaaaaagaatttaatttcatgtttagacttaattaattgaatgatttcatcatttaagtaaaaaaattaacaaaaattaaaatattggggtacaattgaaaacggaaaattcaaaagtgggtaaaattgacaaattttcaacgtcggggtggaattgaaaaaaagtttaaaggtgaggtgtttttgagtgattaggccttttttaaataaagtatataATTTAGTAATGTTTATCGATgtcataaatattattaactTAGATGGCCACCTAAACAAAATAACATCGGAAAAAACTTTATGAAGTAAAAATTGAAGTTTGGTTAcattaaagaaataaatttgtaataatttgaaagtttggttaCCTATGAAGTATTTGACCCGTAAAAATGaagttaattatatattcatatagGTTGATATCGTAAACTACTACTATATATACCCATGTAATATTGCTCATCAAATCAAACAAAGTACATAAAAGAGTTTAATATATGTTTACTTCTTTCTTCTTTTGGTTGTACGAATGTTTGCGAGTATTTTATTTTAGGGCCTACCATGCATCTTCCAACACATATAACATGTTCCCTTTGGCTAGAGGTAGctagaaaaaataattgaaattttgatGATTGTTATAAATTTGTCAAGTTTAGcatgatttgaatttttttatttcaatgatACCCCAATTTCAGAATTTAGATGGaacatttattttcatttatttttgcttatgtggctaCCCGTATTAATGGCTGCCATATCAGaataatttaattactaatgatgtagaaaatttgaatttgaatttaaataaaaattactattgTTTTTTGTAGCTTATAGAAAGAGCCTGTCActtagaaaaaaatttgaacTAATGCCACAGTCGCACAAAATGGATCCAACACAACAGACATGCATATCTCAAAGATTTGGATTTCTTAGTTCATAGCCCATTAGTTATGTATATTGAAACTAATTTAAGTCTACTATGCTATGAACTTGTTGTAAAGAGTTTTTGTGCTTTTCTGAAAAGGAGAGAACAATGGTCTTTCATGCTTCGTATTGTGATGTTTGTTGTGCCATTCTTTAGCGGCAATTATgtggtttttgattaaaaaaagagAAGCTCACTGCAGGCAAAAGTCAAGGGTGACACTGTCAATCAAACAGTTGGAAGAAGATCCATTGTTAGAAACTTTGGACAAAGTAATTCCTCAGGTTCGTATAACTGACTGATTTTAAGTAACCTGTCAAGTGTCACACGCTTTCTTTCTCGAAAATAATGAAGTTTCTACAAATAATGAAATATTTTCTGTTTGCAGGATGGTTCTGTCGGTTCTGATCATTTGGCCGTGAATGACAATAGTGTGATTGATCCTCTTCCGGGGCTTCAAGAAATAATTAAGGAGCTACTACGTGAAGATGGGTATGAATTCGTAAACCAAATTAGTGTTTACAATTTTTTCATCATTTCTTACGAATCTATCAATACCTAATCTAAACCCACTTTTGCAAAGGTCTGACATAAATTGACTCACATAATCAAAGAATGCAAAAAATAGTTACTGTAAGAAACTTAATTTTCGATGAACtgctatttctttttctttacttgGGGATCAAGATTCATGTATAGGAATTGATAAATTCCCATTTGAATATTGCTTACCATGTGTAAGTGCAGAAATTGATAAATCTTGGATTTTGCTTCGTTCATGATCAGTGTAGATGATGTTAGAATCAACAGACAAGGTTTCGAGAAACGTGCTGTTTCACAAGACCTGCAACTTTGGCTTTCAAATGTGAGTTGCTTCTACTATATATGCCTACTAGGTAGCACGAATACGGGAATGACCGAAACAGAAAACACTGAAATGTGAAAATATGAAACGATATTCttttataagaataaattataaatatgtaaatttagAGTTTCCGTAGCATTCTTAGAAACGCAAATTAAACTCCAAAATGTAGAACTCGTGAAGTTCTCGTGCAGCATAATACGCCTCACATACCGTGCTTTCTTGTTTTGGTTTCTCTCTCCGGTCTTAGTATTTGACATTATCCTTGTCCAAAACCTCAGGCACCACCTGTAAATACGACATTCATCCTTCTTGCTCGTGCTGGACGGCAGGCAAGTTCTGTTTTGAACTCTTTAGATAACTCAGTCTCTGTCTCTCACAGTATGATGAATTCGTAATTGAACATTTCAGGTGCAAGAAATACAACTGACAACAACACTTGATCAAGAAGGTATAAAGAAGGCACTGCAGCGAGCACTCGAACGCATCCCGTGATGTGAATTCTTGTCTGGTAATGTTGATGtgaattctttttcatttgatttttttcttctcCTGGTGCTGTACAGCAGTTATTACAAACCCAAACCCAGTTACTGCAGTTTGTCCACCAATATGGAAGGTGTAAATCGGAACTGCATGTTTTTTGAAAGAAAGCATCATAAGTTTAAATGTCAGTTCCAAACAATAGtcagaaaatattaaaattcatcTTTCTTGATAATATGATGAAGAAAGAGTATTTGATGACATTGGTAAGGAAAATATCCAACATTATCTAGTCTAGCTTGTTGTCTTCAGCAAAATAACTCGGCAACTCCAACATTTATATGTCGGGTTAAAAGCTCGAGTCTATCTTCGTTCAATTGTTTTATGTTAGCTATTGTTGATACTACTCTCTCTGTTCTACaacaattattcattttttttaccttAAATACTTGCCGATTTCTAATAAATcacaatatttaaaattaattttcatatatCGCCCTTATTTAAAGTTCGCTTTTTCATCTTCATTatcctaaaaaaataaagataaatttatgaaaatatagcttattaattgttttgtttttaaaa
This window contains:
- the LOC126686399 gene encoding uncharacterized protein LOC126686399; translation: MPIFTASVSPHPQLFFTFNNEPFSPHSSLSIASCSSISHFNGCKLLHNRSRNSSFTSARVSVSDNSNESATATSTDDLEEESSDDIRQTRRSADWKAARAYKDSGSIFEGRIEGCNGGGFLVRFYSLLGFLPFPQLSPSHTCKEPHKSIHDIAEDLIGLNISVKIMQADEENRTLIFSEKEANWSKFSKRIKVGDIFKGRVGSVQDFGAFVHLLFPDGLYHLTGLVHVSEVSWDLVHDVRDVLTAGQNVKVKIINIDRQKSRVTLSIKQLEEDPLLETLDKVIPQDGSVGSDHLAVNDNSVIDPLPGLQEIIKELLREDGVDDVRINRQGFEKRAVSQDLQLWLSNAPPVNTTFILLARAGRQVQEIQLTTTLDQEGIKKALQRALERIP